The Pyricularia oryzae 70-15 chromosome 5, whole genome shotgun sequence genome includes a region encoding these proteins:
- a CDS encoding propionate-CoA ligase translates to MSVLRSGPRSALGFAAKRKCAVSTGIQRRLLPLDIYQQRVPISVISLGVEKGTYTLKKALYSTEATTRSSMDSHPQDDLHAHSLADPASFWGQQAEQLYWHKKPDAVLTESAKKVPDGDSEASHPHWEWFPGGEISTCYNCLDRHVEKGNGDAPAIFYDSPVTGSKQRLSYKELLDEVALFAAVLRQEGVRKGDVVLVYMPMIPAALIGILAINRLGAIHSVVFGGFASGALAQRIDASRPVAILTASCGVEAGKGPIAYRNLVREAVAKSKWKPPKTIVWQREQLRWEPVRREDGERIWHKLVSSAKARKLPPAECVPVGSNDPIYIIYTSGTTGLPKGVVRESGGHAVGLYLSINSKFGIHGPGDVMACFSDIGWVVSHSYTLYGPLITGAATVLYEGKPVGTPDAGAFWRIVEEYKVNSLFTAPTALRAIRKADPDNKLVEKYGRHGGLKSLRALFLAGERSEPAIVEAYQEVLNKYAAPNAHVIDNWWSTESGSPISGIALVPQHGKDGKTCVRTQKTKPLSSKPGSAGKPMPGFDVRVVNDEGEELPRGKMGNIVMAAPLAPTAFRTLWDDEPRFFRGYFKRFNGLWVDTGDTGVVDEDGYVHIMSRSDDIINVAAHRLSTGTLEEAITSHPLVTEVCVVGIPDSLKGQMPFALVTTTPNNEHVTDEQLLSEIQQLIRKQVGAIAALRGIIRGQGMIPKTRSGKTLRRVIRELFENARIGQADKEVTIPSTVEDAAVVEVARAKIKEYFEQQAKGGGDRAPKAKL, encoded by the exons ATGAGCGTCCTTCGTAGCGGCCCTCGATCGGCATTGGGGTTCGCGGCCAAACGGAAGTGTGCGGTATCGACTGGAATACAAAGGCGGCTGCTTCCCCTGGATATATACCAGCAACGAGTACCAATCTCTGTAATAAGCCTGGGTGTTGAAAAGGGCACATACACTTTGAAGAAAGCACTTTACAGCACAGAAGCAACCACAAGATCCAGCATGGATAGCCATCCGCAAGACGATTTGCACGCACACTCGCTGGCCGACCCGGCCTCTTTCTGGGGCCAACAAGCCGAGCAGCTATATTGGCACAAGAAACCCGATGCAGTCCTGACAGAGAGTGCAAAGAAAGTCCCCGATGGAGACTCTGAAGCGTCGCACCCGCACTGGGAATGGTTCCCAGGCGGTGAGATTTCGACATGCTACAACTGTCTAGACCGCCATGTCGAAAAGGGCAACGGTGATGCCCCGGCAATCTTTTACGACAGTCCCGTGACCGGAAGCAAACAACGACTTAGTTATAAGGAGCTCCTTGATGAGGTCGCCTTGTTCGCCGCCGTTTTGAGGCAGGAGGGTGTGAGAAAAGGGGATGTTGTTTTGGTTTATA TGCCCATGATACCTGCTGCTCTCATCGGTATACTAGCTATAaatcgcctcggcgccaTCCACTCCGTCGTCTTTGGTGGCTTTGCTTCCGGAGCTCTGGCCCAACGAATTGATGCCTCACGCCCCGTTGCCATCCTGACGGCATCGTGCGGCGTTGAAGCGGGTAAGGGGCCCATAGCGTATCGTAATCTGGTCAGAGAAGCCGTTGCCAAGTCCAAATGGAAGCCGCCAAAGACCATTGTGTGGCAGCGCGAACAGCTGCGATGGGAGCCGGTGAGGCGAGAGGATGGCGAGCGTATCTGGCACAAGCTTGTCTCCTCGGCCAAGGCGAGAAAGCTGCCTCCTGCCGAGTGTGTACCTGTGGGTAGCAACGATCCCATCTACATCATATACACCAGTGGAACGACGGGCTTGCCGAAAGGCGTTGTAAGGGAATCAGGAGGCCACGCCGTCGGTCTATATTTGTCCATCAACTCCAAGTTTGGCATTCATGGCCCTGGGGATGTT ATGGCCTGCTTCAGCGACATCGGCTGGGTAGTCTCACACTCATATACACTCTATGGTCCGCTCATCACCGGTGCCGCTACGGTACTCTATGAAGGAAAGCCCGTAGGAACTCCTGATGCGGGAGCCTTCTGGCGCATTGTGGAGGAGTACAAAGTCAACAGCCTCTTTACTGCGCCGACTGCACTCAGGGCCATCCGAAAAGCTGATCCCGACAACAAATTGGTTGAAAAGTATGGTCGGCACGGAGGGTTGAAGAGCCTCCGAGCCCTCTTCCTGGCCGGCGAAAGGTCAGAGCCTGCGATCGTGGAAGCGTACCAGGAGGTCTTGAACAAGTAtgccgcgcccaacgcccaTGTCATAGACAATTGGTGGTCGACCGAGTCCGGCTCGCCCATATCGGGCATCGCTCTGGTCCCGCAGCATGGAAAGGACGGCAAGACTTGTGTCAGAACCCAGAAGACTAAGCCCTTGAGTTCCAAACCCGGCAGCGCAGGCAAGCCAATGCCTGGGTTCGACGTGAGGGTTGTGAATGACGAAGGTGAAGAGCTTCCTAGGGGCAAGATGGGCAACATTGTCATGGCTGCACCCCTTGCGCCGACAGCGTTCCGAACGCTGTGGGATGATGAGCCTAGGTTCTTCCGCGGCTACTTTAAGCGCTTCAATGGGCTTTGGGTTGACACGGGCGATACTGGTGTCGTTGATGAGGATGGTTACGTGCACATCATGAGCAGATCAG ACGACATCATCAATGTTGCAGCCCACCGACTATCTACTG GCACTCTGGAGGAAGCAATCACCAGCCATCCCCTAGTGACGGAAGTCTGCGTCGTCGGCATCCCCGATTCACTCAAGGGGCAGATGCCATTCGCGCTGGTGACGACCACGCCGAACAACGAGCACGTGACTGACGAGCAGCTGCTTTCCGAGATACAGCAGCTCATCCGCAAGCAGGTCGGCGCTATCGCGGCGCTCCGCGGCATAATCCGCGGTCAGGGCATGATCCCCAAGACTAGGTCGGGAAAGACTCTCCGCCGCGTCATCAGGGAGCTGTTTGAGAATGCACGCATAGGACAGGCTGATAAGGAGGTCACGATACCGTCTACGGTTGAGGATGCGGCGGTGGTCGAGGTGGCGAGGGCCAAGATCAAGGAGTACTTTGAGCAACAGGCCAAGGGCGGTGGGGATCGTGCTCCCAAGGCCAAGTTGTGA